From the genome of Geobacter sp. SVR, one region includes:
- a CDS encoding HIT domain-containing protein: MERIWAPWRMSYVRSEEPKDGCPLCRARDTLDDREHLVLARTGHSLLMLNRFPYAPGHLMVAPVRHIDEPDDLNKTEILDLMRSVRRARAALRQTARPDGFNIGMNLGRSAGAGIADHLHIHIVPRWHGDTNYMPIIAGVRVIPEGLLETYDTLLSKLT, translated from the coding sequence ATGGAAAGGATTTGGGCGCCCTGGCGTATGTCCTACGTCCGCTCCGAAGAGCCGAAAGATGGTTGCCCACTATGCCGGGCCAGGGACACGCTGGATGACCGGGAGCACCTGGTGCTGGCGCGGACAGGGCATTCCCTTCTGATGCTGAATCGCTTTCCCTATGCACCCGGGCATCTCATGGTTGCCCCTGTGCGCCACATCGACGAGCCGGATGACCTGAACAAGACGGAAATTCTGGATTTGATGCGAAGTGTCAGACGTGCGCGTGCCGCTCTGCGGCAGACGGCCCGTCCGGATGGGTTCAATATCGGAATGAATCTGGGACGATCCGCCGGAGCAGGGATTGCGGATCACCTGCATATTCATATCGTGCCCCGCTGGCATGGAGATACCAACTATATGCCGATCATCGCCGGAGTGCGGGTTATTCCGGAGGGCTTATTGGAAACCTACGATACTCTTCTGTCAAAACTGACCTGA
- a CDS encoding ROK family protein, translating to MNELLIGIDIGGTNLRFALIDRDGKIICRTRTSSCIDQGRDAFCGRLLAGISELRSQAHLRGASVAGIGVGVPGLVGSGGLIHASVNMRPLDGFNLSSYLEEKTGIRAMCGNDANLIALGECIYGAGRGMKSIIVITVGTGLGSGLVLEGRLWTGAGGFASEFGHVTVEPDGLVCPCGNTGCLEQYVSAPAIVRAARTLLPAGVQAQNGDSLDAAAVATLARQGESAALAAFHQAGRYLGIAVASLVNTLNLEAAVIGGGVAASYDLLLPSLRKEVDRRCFTQMSGSFAVMAGELGDDAGLLGGAALVQTSMDQTRRSILQTGPSMGSS from the coding sequence ATGAACGAACTTTTGATCGGTATCGACATAGGGGGCACAAATCTCCGTTTTGCCCTGATCGACAGGGATGGGAAAATTATCTGCCGCACCCGCACGAGCAGTTGTATCGACCAGGGGCGGGACGCCTTTTGCGGACGTCTGCTGGCCGGCATCTCGGAGTTACGCAGCCAAGCACACCTGCGGGGTGCATCGGTTGCCGGGATCGGTGTCGGCGTGCCGGGGCTGGTTGGCAGCGGCGGACTGATTCATGCTTCGGTCAATATGCGTCCGCTGGATGGCTTCAATCTGTCGAGCTACCTCGAGGAAAAGACCGGTATCCGGGCGATGTGCGGCAATGACGCCAATCTGATCGCCCTGGGGGAATGTATCTATGGAGCGGGCCGCGGCATGAAATCCATCATTGTGATCACTGTCGGCACCGGCCTGGGGAGCGGTCTGGTCCTGGAGGGTCGCCTCTGGACTGGCGCCGGCGGCTTTGCATCCGAATTCGGACATGTGACCGTTGAACCGGATGGTCTTGTCTGTCCGTGCGGCAACACCGGCTGTCTTGAACAATACGTTTCCGCCCCGGCAATCGTCCGCGCCGCCCGAACACTGCTTCCGGCCGGGGTGCAGGCACAGAACGGCGACAGTCTGGATGCGGCCGCAGTCGCAACATTGGCCCGGCAGGGGGAGTCTGCCGCTCTGGCCGCCTTTCATCAGGCAGGGCGTTACCTCGGAATAGCCGTGGCCTCCCTGGTAAACACGCTGAACCTCGAGGCCGCCGTCATTGGCGGTGGTGTGGCTGCCAGTTACGATTTGCTGCTGCCCTCCCTGCGCAAGGAGGTCGACCGGCGCTGCTTCACGCAAATGTCCGGGAGTTTTGCCGTCATGGCCGGGGAGCTGGGAGACGATGCCGGACTTCTGGGAGGGGCTGCGCTGGTGCAGACCTCCATGGATCAGACGCGCCGGTCTATTTTACAAACCGGTCCGAGCATGGGGAGCTCATGA
- a CDS encoding HDOD domain-containing protein, which yields MGEKRSELKKIIMDTKTLPTLPGVVHKLNSLSENDKASVQEMAKIVSSDQVLSARILRLANSPSYGFYRVSTISNAMILLGVNVIRSLALSSSIFEIMEKNSVGLWEHSLGVGVASSLIARKLGLPECEEIATAGLLHDIGKVIISIKCSEAEERIRNVVQDQQVYIGQAEQDVLDTDHAEVGAWLSKSWFLPDKLSEPIAFHHDVTLSVNHRIKTAVVHLADVLIKASGFGDSGDCYVPKIQKAAWDVLRLNDQYLAELVEELEDKLIEVKNFSMEMQR from the coding sequence GTGGGCGAAAAGCGGAGTGAACTGAAAAAGATCATCATGGACACCAAGACGCTTCCAACGTTGCCGGGTGTCGTCCACAAACTCAACTCGCTTTCGGAAAATGACAAGGCTTCCGTCCAGGAGATGGCCAAAATCGTTTCCTCCGATCAAGTGTTGTCCGCCCGAATCCTGCGCCTCGCCAATTCCCCCTCCTACGGCTTTTACAGGGTTTCCACCATTTCCAACGCAATGATCCTGCTGGGCGTTAACGTCATCAGAAGCCTCGCACTGTCTTCCTCCATCTTCGAGATCATGGAAAAGAACAGCGTCGGCTTATGGGAGCATTCTCTGGGGGTGGGGGTGGCTTCCAGTCTGATCGCCCGCAAGCTGGGGCTGCCCGAGTGCGAAGAGATCGCCACGGCCGGTCTGCTGCACGATATCGGCAAGGTGATCATCTCCATTAAATGCAGTGAAGCCGAGGAACGGATCCGCAATGTTGTCCAGGATCAACAGGTGTATATAGGCCAGGCTGAACAGGACGTTCTGGATACCGACCATGCCGAAGTGGGAGCCTGGCTGTCCAAGAGCTGGTTTCTTCCGGACAAGCTCAGCGAACCGATCGCTTTTCATCACGATGTTACCCTATCGGTGAATCACCGTATCAAAACGGCGGTGGTCCATCTCGCCGACGTTCTCATCAAGGCCAGCGGTTTTGGCGACAGCGGGGATTGCTACGTTCCCAAGATCCAAAAGGCTGCCTGGGATGTGCTCAGGCTGAACGACCAATACCTGGCAGAACTGGTGGAGGAACTGGAAGACAAGCTGATCGAGGTCAAGAACTTCAGCATGGAAATGCAGCGTTGA
- a CDS encoding cytochrome c3 family protein: MLKRVSLWAMALIMATAACAVAVETKDIRFTFKNAEPVVFSHEFHLSRYNNNCKICHDAIFNLRNRRHFTMAEMEKTKSCGACHSGVKAFSVASEKDCVRCHKGKPRDITYRVSGFGEATFSHATHIAKTGGACKSCHNGKVLTGKDKGVTMAQMEKGRTCGACHNGKRAFTVTANCDRCHKGGKPKEITFNLKGVAPATFSHSFHLEAYKCSDCHTKVFPYRTVVGKATMADMAKGKSCGTCHNGKEAFSSNGDCVKCHKGLKPGTITFKTDAGVATFSHEFHLQAYKCADCHTKIFPYKAGASKATMADMEQGKSCGACHNKGKDAFPVQDDCGKCHKM, translated from the coding sequence ATGCTGAAAAGAGTTTCTCTTTGGGCCATGGCACTTATCATGGCAACAGCCGCGTGCGCCGTTGCCGTGGAGACGAAAGATATCCGCTTCACCTTCAAGAACGCCGAGCCGGTCGTATTCAGCCACGAATTTCACCTGTCCCGATACAACAATAACTGCAAAATCTGCCATGATGCCATTTTCAATCTGAGAAACCGCCGCCATTTCACCATGGCGGAAATGGAAAAGACAAAATCGTGCGGCGCCTGCCATTCCGGCGTCAAGGCTTTCAGTGTAGCATCTGAAAAAGACTGCGTCCGCTGCCACAAGGGCAAGCCGCGTGACATCACCTATCGGGTCAGCGGATTCGGCGAGGCAACCTTCAGCCATGCAACCCACATCGCAAAAACCGGAGGTGCCTGCAAGAGCTGCCACAACGGTAAAGTGCTCACCGGCAAAGACAAAGGCGTAACAATGGCCCAGATGGAGAAAGGCCGCACGTGCGGCGCCTGCCATAACGGCAAGCGCGCCTTTACGGTGACTGCCAATTGCGACCGTTGCCACAAAGGGGGCAAACCCAAAGAGATCACCTTCAATCTCAAGGGGGTTGCACCGGCGACCTTCAGCCACTCCTTCCATCTGGAAGCATACAAGTGCAGTGATTGCCACACCAAGGTCTTCCCCTATCGCACCGTGGTCGGCAAAGCCACCATGGCTGACATGGCCAAAGGCAAATCATGCGGCACCTGCCACAACGGCAAGGAAGCATTCTCCTCCAACGGCGATTGCGTCAAGTGCCACAAAGGGCTGAAGCCGGGCACGATCACCTTCAAGACCGACGCCGGCGTTGCCACCTTCAGTCACGAATTCCATCTGCAGGCCTACAAATGTGCCGATTGCCACACCAAGATCTTCCCATACAAGGCCGGCGCATCAAAGGCCACCATGGCTGACATGGAACAGGGCAAATCTTGTGGCGCCTGCCATAACAAAGGCAAGGACGCCTTCCCTGTCCAGGATGACTGCGGCAAGTGTCACAAGATGTAG
- the nadC gene encoding carboxylating nicotinate-nucleotide diphosphorylase, translating to MLSLDRLIDLALAEDIHTGDITTQAVVPGKRPATARLIAKENMVLAGLFVAERVFHRLSADVCFTACQAEGAPVMKGDLIATIAGDAADLLMGERVALNLLQRLSGIATLTARFVEAVRGTKVRIVDTRKTTPGLRELEKYAVRQGGGINHRTGLYDGILIKENHIAAAGGIAEAITRARAYIPHTLKIEIETETLAQVDQALAAGADIIMLDNMCLADMRTAVETVAGRALLEASGGVNLDTVRAIAETGVDIISVGALTHSSRAMDISMLLD from the coding sequence ATGCTCTCACTCGACCGTCTCATCGATCTGGCTCTGGCGGAAGACATTCATACCGGCGATATTACCACTCAGGCTGTCGTGCCGGGCAAGCGCCCGGCCACGGCCCGGCTGATTGCCAAAGAAAACATGGTTCTGGCAGGTCTGTTCGTGGCAGAGCGGGTTTTTCACCGCCTGAGTGCCGACGTATGCTTCACCGCCTGTCAGGCGGAAGGGGCACCGGTGATGAAGGGCGATCTGATCGCCACCATCGCAGGGGATGCCGCCGATCTCCTCATGGGAGAAAGGGTGGCCCTCAACCTGCTCCAGCGCCTCTCCGGCATCGCCACCCTGACCGCACGCTTTGTCGAGGCAGTACGGGGAACAAAAGTCCGCATCGTTGATACCCGCAAAACCACGCCGGGGCTCCGGGAACTTGAAAAGTACGCCGTCAGGCAGGGGGGGGGCATCAACCACCGCACCGGGCTCTATGACGGCATCCTGATCAAGGAAAACCATATCGCCGCAGCCGGCGGCATTGCCGAGGCGATCACCCGCGCCCGCGCCTACATACCCCATACCCTCAAGATCGAAATCGAAACCGAAACACTGGCTCAGGTGGACCAGGCCCTGGCTGCCGGCGCCGATATCATCATGCTGGACAACATGTGTCTGGCAGACATGCGCACCGCTGTGGAAACCGTTGCCGGGCGGGCTCTGCTGGAGGCATCCGGAGGGGTCAATCTTGACACGGTGCGCGCCATCGCCGAGACGGGGGTCGACATCATTTCCGTAGGGGCGCTGACGCATTCCTCACGGGCCATGGACATCTCGATGCTATTGGACTGA
- a CDS encoding biotin--[acetyl-CoA-carboxylase] ligase — MHQKAGTILRLFREQGGFLSGESISRELNVSRTAVWKHISALREAGYVIEAVPSRGYHLLSAPDILSVEEVQAHLRGTVVGSRLVYPGETVSTNTDAFRLAEQGASEGTVVFADTQSGGKGRLGRRWSSPPGVNLYCSVILRPKIMPYEAPQLTFLSAVAVARAIERSSGLNPQIKWPNDVLLEGKKVAGLLNEMSAETDGINFVILGIGVNLNMTAVQFPTDLRHPATSLLLEGGRPVDRARYAALLFNELDRLYAEFLLRGFGPVREEWQVRCNAHGRNLIVNDGDREIISGRFAGIDEDGALLVGREDGTTERILSGDVRVI; from the coding sequence ATGCACCAGAAGGCTGGGACCATACTCCGCCTGTTCCGCGAACAGGGCGGCTTCCTGTCGGGGGAGTCGATCAGCCGGGAACTCAATGTTTCCCGCACGGCGGTATGGAAGCATATCTCGGCGTTGCGTGAAGCGGGTTACGTGATCGAGGCGGTGCCTTCACGCGGCTACCACCTGTTGTCCGCTCCCGATATTCTCAGCGTGGAGGAAGTACAGGCACATCTCAGGGGAACCGTTGTTGGCAGCCGCTTGGTATATCCGGGCGAGACGGTTTCAACCAACACGGACGCCTTCCGGCTGGCAGAACAGGGGGCGAGCGAGGGAACGGTCGTGTTCGCTGACACCCAGAGCGGCGGCAAAGGGCGCCTGGGAAGGCGCTGGAGTTCCCCTCCGGGCGTCAATCTGTACTGTTCCGTAATCCTGCGTCCGAAGATCATGCCCTATGAAGCGCCTCAACTGACCTTTCTTTCCGCCGTGGCGGTGGCACGGGCCATCGAACGGAGCAGCGGCCTGAATCCGCAGATAAAATGGCCGAACGATGTCCTGCTGGAAGGGAAAAAGGTGGCGGGTCTCCTGAACGAGATGAGCGCTGAAACCGATGGTATCAACTTCGTCATTCTGGGCATCGGCGTCAACCTGAACATGACCGCCGTACAGTTCCCCACCGATTTGAGGCATCCCGCAACCTCTCTGCTGCTGGAGGGGGGGCGTCCGGTAGACCGTGCGCGCTATGCCGCCCTGTTGTTCAACGAACTGGACCGTCTCTACGCCGAATTCCTGCTCCGCGGTTTCGGTCCGGTCCGTGAGGAGTGGCAGGTGCGTTGCAATGCGCACGGTAGAAACCTGATCGTCAATGACGGCGACAGGGAGATTATCAGCGGGCGGTTCGCCGGCATCGATGAGGATGGAGCCCTGCTGGTAGGCAGGGAAGACGGAACGACAGAGCGTATTCTCAGTGGAGATGTGAGGGTCATATAA
- a CDS encoding type III pantothenate kinase → MLLVIDVGNSNIVLGIYDGTELIRNWRLSTDKSRTSDEYAVLLHSLFAQAGLVFESIKAAIISSVVPPLTGVMEAIAHDFFHLTPYVVGPGIKTGMPIHYDNPREVGADRIVNAVAGYEKHRCALVIVDFGTATTFDYVNGKGEYCGGAIAPGLAISLEALFQRASKLPRVDIAKPPQIIAKNTVNSMQAGIFYGYVGLVDEIVSRIKAESRDNPRVIATGGLANLIAPESHTIEEVDDFLTLDGLRILYERNS, encoded by the coding sequence ATGCTTTTGGTAATTGATGTCGGTAACAGCAACATCGTACTCGGGATTTACGATGGAACGGAACTTATCCGCAATTGGCGGCTTTCAACGGACAAATCGCGTACCTCGGACGAGTACGCCGTGCTGCTTCACAGCCTGTTCGCCCAGGCCGGTCTGGTATTCGAATCCATCAAGGCTGCCATCATTTCCTCGGTCGTTCCGCCGCTGACCGGTGTGATGGAGGCCATTGCCCATGATTTTTTTCATTTGACCCCGTATGTCGTGGGGCCCGGGATCAAGACCGGCATGCCGATCCACTACGACAACCCGCGCGAAGTTGGCGCCGACCGGATCGTCAACGCCGTGGCCGGCTATGAGAAGCATCGCTGCGCCCTGGTGATCGTCGATTTCGGTACGGCCACCACGTTCGACTATGTCAATGGGAAAGGAGAATACTGTGGCGGCGCCATCGCACCGGGGCTGGCCATTTCCCTGGAGGCGCTTTTCCAGCGGGCCAGCAAGCTGCCGCGGGTCGATATTGCCAAGCCCCCTCAGATAATCGCCAAAAATACCGTCAACTCGATGCAGGCCGGCATTTTTTACGGATATGTCGGGCTGGTCGACGAAATCGTCAGTCGCATCAAGGCTGAAAGCAGGGATAACCCACGGGTCATCGCCACCGGCGGCCTTGCCAATCTGATTGCTCCGGAATCACACACCATCGAAGAGGTGGACGATTTCCTGACCCTGGACGGGTTACGGATCCTGTACGAAAGGAATAGCTGA
- the fusA gene encoding elongation factor G has product MGQFETSKIRNLGIIAHGGAGKTSLAEAVLFNTGMIDRLGRVDDGTATMDFEPEEVKRRISITSALDHCEWNGHSIHLVDTPGYGNFIADTRACMRALDCAVVILSAISGVKAQTEEVWSWANEFEIPRIAFVNKMDRERASFLRAIDDMEKTLGARGVAIQMPIGSEENFNGIIDLIRMKACFYPKDGSGVCTEREIPADCLDEAQRLREHMIEIVAEAYDALTEKYLETGELTEEEIIDGLRVGSMRNTFTPVLCGSATENIGVRQLLDAVCAYLPSPLDRTRAVGQHPKTGDIIERAADEKDPFSALVFKTTSDPYTGKITIFRVYSGVLNSDSVIYNSSKGVEERIGQIYELEGKKQHPIKQAVAGDIVAVAKLKETVTGDTLCDNANPIVYEPAKQLLPVISYAIEPKTKSDEDKIHGALHRMIEEEPTLESHRDPQTKEFIISGMGQVHLEVIVEKMKRKFGVDVVLKTPKVPYLETIRGSAKVQGKYKKQSGGRGQYGDCWIEMAPNGRGEGYLFEDKIVGGVIPRQYIPAVDKGIQDASLEGFLAGYPVVDFRVGLYDGSFHTVDSSEMAFKVAGSMAFKKAMEICKPVLLEPIVNLKVTVPDENMGDVIGDLNSRRGKVVGVEPKANSQIIRAVVPMSEVLAYSNDLKSMTSDRGMFTTEFSHYEELPTHLSQKVIAEANAKKEKNNHA; this is encoded by the coding sequence ATGGGACAGTTCGAGACAAGCAAGATTCGTAACCTGGGTATCATTGCACATGGCGGCGCCGGCAAGACCTCGCTGGCGGAGGCGGTTCTGTTCAACACCGGTATGATCGACCGGTTGGGACGCGTGGATGACGGCACGGCCACGATGGATTTCGAGCCGGAAGAGGTCAAACGCCGCATCTCGATTACCTCCGCCCTCGACCATTGCGAGTGGAACGGGCATTCGATCCACCTGGTGGATACCCCTGGCTACGGCAATTTCATCGCTGATACCCGCGCCTGCATGCGCGCGCTCGATTGCGCGGTCGTGATCCTTTCGGCCATTTCCGGTGTCAAGGCCCAGACTGAAGAGGTGTGGAGCTGGGCCAATGAATTCGAAATCCCGCGCATAGCATTCGTCAACAAAATGGACCGCGAACGGGCCAGCTTCCTGCGCGCCATCGACGATATGGAGAAGACCCTGGGTGCCCGCGGTGTCGCCATACAGATGCCGATCGGGTCCGAGGAGAATTTCAACGGCATCATCGACCTGATTCGCATGAAGGCCTGCTTTTATCCCAAGGATGGTTCCGGCGTCTGCACCGAGAGAGAGATTCCGGCAGATTGCCTGGATGAAGCACAGCGCCTGCGCGAGCACATGATCGAAATCGTGGCGGAAGCCTACGACGCCTTGACCGAAAAATACCTCGAGACCGGAGAGCTGACCGAGGAGGAGATCATCGACGGTCTCCGTGTCGGCAGCATGCGCAATACCTTCACACCAGTGCTGTGCGGTTCCGCCACCGAAAATATCGGCGTCAGGCAGCTCCTGGACGCTGTGTGCGCCTATCTGCCCTCACCGCTGGATCGCACCAGGGCGGTGGGCCAGCATCCCAAGACCGGCGATATCATCGAACGGGCCGCCGACGAAAAGGACCCTTTCTCGGCGCTGGTATTCAAAACCACCTCGGATCCCTACACCGGCAAGATCACCATCTTCCGCGTCTATTCCGGCGTACTGAACTCCGACTCCGTCATCTACAACTCCAGCAAAGGGGTGGAGGAGCGGATCGGCCAGATTTACGAGCTGGAGGGCAAGAAACAACATCCCATCAAACAGGCTGTGGCCGGCGATATCGTGGCCGTGGCCAAGCTGAAGGAGACGGTTACCGGCGATACCCTGTGCGACAATGCCAACCCGATCGTTTACGAGCCGGCCAAACAGCTGTTGCCGGTGATCTCCTATGCCATCGAGCCGAAAACAAAGTCGGATGAGGACAAGATCCACGGGGCGCTTCACCGGATGATCGAGGAGGAGCCGACCCTGGAATCGCATCGCGATCCGCAGACCAAGGAATTCATCATCTCCGGCATGGGGCAGGTGCATCTGGAGGTGATCGTCGAGAAGATGAAGCGGAAATTCGGGGTGGACGTAGTACTGAAGACCCCCAAGGTCCCGTATCTGGAGACGATTCGCGGTTCGGCCAAGGTACAGGGCAAATACAAGAAACAGTCCGGCGGACGGGGCCAGTACGGCGACTGCTGGATCGAGATGGCCCCGAACGGGCGTGGAGAAGGATACCTGTTCGAGGACAAGATCGTGGGTGGGGTCATCCCGCGCCAATATATTCCCGCTGTTGACAAGGGCATCCAGGATGCATCGCTGGAGGGATTCCTGGCAGGGTACCCCGTGGTCGATTTCAGGGTAGGACTGTATGACGGCTCATTCCACACAGTGGATTCATCCGAGATGGCTTTCAAGGTGGCCGGTTCCATGGCATTCAAAAAGGCGATGGAAATATGCAAGCCGGTACTGCTGGAGCCGATCGTAAACCTGAAGGTGACGGTGCCTGATGAGAACATGGGCGATGTCATTGGTGACCTGAACTCCCGCCGTGGCAAGGTGGTGGGGGTAGAGCCGAAAGCGAACTCCCAGATCATCCGTGCCGTGGTGCCGATGTCGGAAGTGCTGGCCTATTCCAATGACCTGAAATCCATGACCAGCGACCGCGGCATGTTCACGACGGAATTTTCACATTACGAAGAATTGCCGACGCATCTTTCGCAGAAGGTGATTGCCGAGGCCAATGCAAAGAAAGAGAAGAACAATCACGCCTGA
- a CDS encoding SPOR domain-containing protein, with protein MDFKFSKDAEKHTAKQSASGEKGRQNALLLLLLVLVCGYSYLYFFTGLIRPQQAPKPAEAPAPQVVKKPLPTPAGQPGTEAPPAGGEKKDAATPVKAESPKAVPGEAATAPGTPAAVGGQKADQARPAEKKAAPVPTPQAAQQVAEAKPEAKPAAAKKPATAPEKKPAAVGTEKKAAGPKSSEHQKHSPAELKTSQAVAQKPAKKPVAGSAAPAGKWTVVVGNYILEDAMATDLARVRKAGFKASVQPGVRKKAPMNRLFLAEFADRHAAQAELEKLKRYTSDAFIVDQGDKHAVYAGSYLLDSRAASEKERLAAAGLTVAVRHVEVPIPSKNLITGVFADKGAAETAVRKLKEAGLSGAYIRQ; from the coding sequence ATGGATTTCAAGTTCAGCAAAGATGCGGAAAAACATACGGCCAAGCAGTCCGCTTCCGGTGAGAAGGGACGCCAGAATGCGCTGTTGCTGCTTCTGTTGGTGCTGGTGTGTGGATATTCGTATCTCTACTTCTTCACCGGGCTGATCAGACCGCAGCAAGCCCCGAAACCTGCCGAGGCTCCGGCGCCACAGGTTGTAAAGAAGCCATTGCCCACCCCTGCCGGGCAACCCGGGACTGAAGCCCCGCCGGCCGGAGGCGAGAAAAAGGATGCAGCCACACCGGTAAAGGCCGAATCACCCAAGGCCGTCCCCGGTGAAGCTGCTACTGCACCAGGGACTCCCGCCGCAGTGGGGGGGCAAAAAGCCGATCAGGCCAGACCTGCCGAGAAAAAAGCTGCGCCGGTACCGACGCCGCAGGCAGCACAACAGGTCGCAGAGGCCAAACCGGAAGCGAAGCCGGCTGCCGCAAAGAAGCCCGCTACAGCGCCCGAAAAGAAGCCCGCTGCCGTTGGAACGGAAAAAAAGGCCGCTGGCCCGAAGTCTTCTGAACATCAGAAACATTCGCCGGCTGAGCTAAAGACATCCCAGGCTGTCGCCCAGAAACCGGCCAAGAAGCCGGTAGCGGGAAGTGCCGCTCCTGCTGGGAAATGGACCGTGGTGGTGGGCAATTATATCTTGGAAGATGCCATGGCGACCGATCTGGCCCGTGTCAGGAAAGCCGGTTTCAAGGCCTCCGTCCAACCGGGTGTCCGCAAAAAGGCGCCGATGAATCGTCTCTTCCTGGCCGAGTTTGCCGACCGGCACGCTGCACAGGCTGAACTGGAAAAGCTCAAGCGCTACACCTCCGACGCCTTCATTGTGGATCAGGGGGACAAGCATGCCGTCTATGCCGGCTCCTATCTGCTTGATTCCCGTGCGGCTTCCGAAAAGGAGCGTCTTGCCGCTGCCGGCCTGACTGTGGCGGTACGGCATGTCGAGGTGCCGATCCCCTCCAAGAATTTGATCACAGGGGTATTTGCCGACAAAGGGGCAGCCGAGACGGCGGTAAGAAAGCTGAAAGAGGCGGGTTTGAGCGGCGCCTACATTCGTCAGTAG